One Aphidius gifuensis isolate YNYX2018 linkage group LG3, ASM1490517v1, whole genome shotgun sequence DNA window includes the following coding sequences:
- the LOC122851906 gene encoding exosome complex component RRP43-like, whose translation MASLYKTIYPVKYLRDYLSENIRPDGREFLSFRPVSVNVSSVTQADSSAIFKLGNTTVVCGIKAELCCPKSDAPDCGSFIPNVGLTALCSSKYRPGPPSDQAQAMSKMIDDILTNSGIVDLKDLCISKDKLSWALYCDLECIDADGSVFDACVGALMAALSTLTLPEIVFNPDSKTTLVHPTNRISLPIRGILGSATFAIFNDNLLIADPSDEEETLALARFSIVMSENELCCVHKPGGVTIAPDVLQKTLIKARNRIDKIRTLIKTAISKT comes from the exons ATGGCATCTTTATACaa AACTATTTATCCTGTTAAGTATCTACGAGACTACCTG TCCGAAAATATTAGACCTGACGGTCGTGAGTTCTTGTCATTCCGTCCAGTCAGTGTCAATGTATCATCAGTAACACAAGCTGACAGCTCTGCGATATTTAAACTTGGCAATACTACAGTGGTATGTGGGATAAAAGCGGAATTATGTTGTCCAAAATCTGATGCACCAGATTGCGGATCCTTTATTCCCAATGTTGGATTAACAGCACTTTGTTCATCAAAATATCGACCAGGACCACCAAGTGATCAAGCACAAGCCATGAGCAAAATGATTGATGATATACTAACTAATTCTGGGATTGTCGATCTCAAAGATTTGTGCATATCTAAAGATAAACTATCCTGGGCACTTTATTGTGATTTGGAATGTATTGATGCTGATGGGTCTGTTTTCGATGCATGCGTTGGAGCACTTATGGCAGCTTTATCTACAC TGACTCTGCcagaaattgtttttaatccCGATTCTAAAACAACCCTTGTACATCCAACGAATAGAATTTCACTTCCAATAAGAGGAATTCTGGGTTCAGCAACTTTTGCCATATTCAATGA tAATCTTTTAATTGCCGATCCATCTGACGAAGAAGAAACTCTTGCTCTAGCCAGGTTTAGCATTGTCATGAGTGAAAACGAACTTTGTTGTGTACATAAACCAG GTGGCGTAACTATTGCACCAGATGTTCTTCAAAAGACATTGATAAAAGCTCGGAACCGGATTGATAAAATAAGAACATTAATAAAAACGGCGATATCAAAAacataa